One region of Mesobacillus boroniphilus genomic DNA includes:
- a CDS encoding cory-CC-star protein: MGFYEQFKRAIAVYDEILRQPHRTEIARELRDEEDLFMLLCFSEMLGLPNPAFYYTLELYPVIIERFHDWHLRAGMEKSPLEGIRCC; encoded by the coding sequence ATGGGTTTTTACGAACAATTCAAGCGTGCCATAGCTGTATATGATGAAATTCTCAGACAGCCGCACAGGACCGAAATTGCCCGAGAATTAAGAGATGAAGAAGACCTTTTTATGCTGCTTTGCTTTTCTGAAATGCTCGGCCTGCCCAATCCGGCATTTTACTATACGCTTGAACTCTACCCTGTCATCATCGAGCGCTTTCATGATTGGCATCTAAGGGCCGGGATGGAAAAATCCCCGCTTGAGGGAATACGCTGCTGTTAG
- a CDS encoding ArsA family ATPase, with the protein MDILEKKIYFIGGKGGVGKSTTSAAMALFLAQKGKKILLVSTDPAHNTGDLFHQNFSGGKIEKATLNLDVLEIDSEQESRNYINGVKGNLKGLVKATMLEEVNRQIDMAASSPGAEEAALFDKITSLILEEITNYDAIVFDTAPTGHTIRLLTLPELMGVWMDGLLERRKKVNENYAQWMNDGEIVEDPLYDKLNERKNRFKRVREILLDETQTEYIFVLNAERLPILETSKAIETLHQHGIHVNSIVVNKVIPEEADGRFMAQRRSNEKLYLDEIRDKFEHLRQIFLPLLEHDISSLTALELVSGILGDQIEATFQL; encoded by the coding sequence ATGGATATTCTGGAAAAGAAGATTTATTTTATCGGTGGAAAAGGCGGCGTTGGCAAAAGCACAACATCCGCTGCTATGGCACTTTTCCTTGCGCAAAAAGGGAAAAAGATTTTGCTGGTTTCGACGGATCCAGCCCATAATACAGGGGATTTATTTCATCAAAACTTCAGTGGTGGCAAAATCGAGAAAGCAACACTGAACCTCGATGTACTAGAGATTGACTCGGAACAGGAATCTAGGAACTATATCAATGGAGTAAAGGGCAACTTGAAAGGCCTGGTCAAAGCGACCATGCTGGAAGAGGTGAACAGGCAGATTGATATGGCAGCATCCTCTCCAGGTGCTGAAGAAGCAGCACTTTTCGACAAAATCACCTCATTGATTCTTGAGGAAATCACAAACTATGATGCCATTGTTTTTGACACAGCACCTACAGGTCATACTATCCGCCTTTTAACACTTCCGGAACTGATGGGCGTTTGGATGGACGGCCTGCTGGAACGGCGCAAAAAAGTGAACGAAAACTATGCACAGTGGATGAACGATGGTGAAATCGTTGAAGACCCTTTATATGACAAGCTGAATGAGCGAAAAAACCGTTTTAAACGGGTAAGGGAAATCCTGCTGGATGAAACCCAAACAGAATATATTTTCGTGCTGAACGCAGAAAGACTGCCAATTCTTGAAACCTCGAAGGCAATTGAAACATTGCATCAGCATGGTATCCATGTTAACTCAATCGTCGTCAACAAAGTCATTCCTGAGGAAGCAGATGGCAGGTTCATGGCGCAAAGGAGATCGAATGAGAAATTATATCTTGACGAGATTAGGGACAAGTTCGAGCATCTTAGGCAGATTTTCTTGCCCCTGCTTGAACATGACATTTCATCGCTGACCGCGCTGGAACTTGTTTCGGGTATTCTAGGGGACCAAATCGAGGCAACATTTCAATTATAG
- a CDS encoding thermonuclease family protein produces the protein MYYIKNYSLIFAILMAFFILPNLVSAHNGSRDELGGHFRNADCVYILHEPTSIARSAANMQELMSLIKQYNSNQDCKASLNEAKVDLEGHSFPAEGSTPSESTPASSDSPKAAASTGNLQLGKTYDAKLIECTDGDTAVFTINGKAYKSRFLYIDTPESTRTKEPFGLEAAQYTCSFLKKGNITLETDGGSLFDKYDRLLAWVWVGDKLHQEEITKAGLVEDFYDYGSYKYENRIWSAMDYAKENGKGIYAATNSPAEQTEQSKEQSEKQEERTKQEQKPKNVGEESQQEKKPENTEEDTDSADQQRESGQESNQVETVDEEWDCSLLSGLLFALLFYLTIPLKKAMGKRTLIAHRMWSKKWPLNLFLSVIYAFICYITMLLLLLEILHLFKNKKSKRK, from the coding sequence GTGTATTACATAAAAAACTATAGTTTGATATTTGCCATCCTAATGGCATTTTTTATTTTACCAAACCTGGTTTCGGCACATAATGGCTCGCGTGATGAACTGGGTGGCCATTTCCGCAATGCCGATTGCGTTTATATCCTTCATGAGCCAACATCAATTGCCAGAAGTGCTGCAAATATGCAGGAACTTATGAGCTTGATTAAGCAATATAACAGCAATCAAGATTGTAAAGCCAGTTTAAACGAAGCTAAAGTCGATTTGGAAGGGCATAGTTTCCCAGCGGAAGGAAGCACTCCATCTGAATCCACCCCTGCATCAAGCGATTCCCCGAAGGCTGCAGCTTCTACTGGCAATCTGCAGCTTGGAAAAACATATGATGCTAAACTAATAGAATGCACAGATGGAGATACAGCTGTATTTACTATTAACGGAAAAGCCTACAAGTCTCGCTTTCTATATATTGATACACCGGAAAGCACTAGGACGAAGGAGCCGTTTGGACTTGAAGCAGCTCAATATACATGTTCCTTTTTAAAGAAGGGGAATATTACACTTGAAACCGATGGCGGCAGCTTATTCGATAAATATGACCGCCTTCTTGCCTGGGTATGGGTAGGAGATAAGCTTCACCAGGAAGAAATTACGAAGGCAGGCCTGGTCGAAGATTTTTACGATTATGGCAGCTATAAGTATGAAAATCGCATCTGGTCCGCAATGGATTATGCAAAAGAAAATGGAAAGGGCATTTATGCAGCTACTAATTCTCCTGCAGAGCAAACGGAACAATCAAAAGAGCAATCTGAAAAGCAGGAAGAAAGAACCAAGCAGGAGCAAAAACCAAAAAATGTAGGCGAAGAAAGCCAGCAGGAGAAGAAGCCTGAAAACACAGAAGAAGATACCGATTCAGCAGACCAACAGCGTGAGTCAGGTCAAGAATCCAATCAGGTTGAAACAGTTGACGAAGAATGGGACTGCAGCCTTCTCAGCGGCCTATTGTTCGCCTTATTATTTTACCTCACCATTCCCTTAAAAAAGGCAATGGGCAAGCGGACGCTAATTGCCCATCGGATGTGGAGCAAAAAATGGCCGCTCAACCTGTTCCTAAGCGTAATTTATGCTTTTATATGCTACATCACAATGCTTCTGCTACTATTGGAAATACTCCATCTTTTTAAAAATAAAAAAAGCAAGCGAAAATGA
- a CDS encoding ATP-binding protein, which translates to MEITKHLLMNLSLLLVLLFFTQLIMERQLKEESRERYQLFYFVISIFTCYIFSVQVQDGIRFDLRQVPMILGSLYAGHSFLFAGVTLLMRGFLGINDGFWVSVGVFIALAILLKWMHPWFNRLSLNQRIGVSVLLTVMTSFALMQMVAIFNEPIRHPEAWISFILIPALTSGLVSYSIETIRQTVIIRQRLAKADKIEAVSHLSAAISHEIRNPLTTVKGFLQLLGEQNYPDEKKKEFIHISIQELNRAEEVINDYLTFARPAFEKVEDIDVEKELNQVLNVLNPLANLNGVEIKKKYTPGLVISGDRSKFIQGFINLIKNGLEAMPNGGELIVQTFRTGNVVHILVKDSGIGMTEEQIARLGEPYYTTKGQQGTGLGMMVTFSIIRAMRGKVEVKSQVGIGTTFHIRFSNIVDDK; encoded by the coding sequence GTGGAAATTACAAAACATTTATTAATGAATCTCTCGCTACTTCTTGTCCTGCTTTTTTTCACCCAGTTAATCATGGAAAGGCAATTAAAGGAAGAGAGCCGAGAAAGGTATCAATTATTCTATTTCGTTATATCAATTTTTACATGTTATATTTTTTCGGTTCAAGTGCAAGACGGCATTCGTTTTGATCTTCGCCAAGTACCGATGATCCTTGGCAGTCTTTATGCTGGCCATAGTTTTCTATTTGCAGGGGTAACCCTCTTAATGCGCGGATTTTTGGGAATAAATGATGGTTTCTGGGTATCCGTAGGAGTCTTTATTGCTCTTGCGATCCTTCTTAAATGGATGCATCCCTGGTTCAACAGACTTTCCTTGAATCAAAGGATTGGTGTATCCGTTCTGTTGACCGTGATGACCTCATTTGCTTTGATGCAGATGGTCGCTATATTCAACGAACCAATCAGACACCCAGAAGCCTGGATCAGTTTTATTTTGATTCCCGCCCTAACTTCAGGTCTAGTCAGTTACTCAATTGAAACGATTCGGCAAACAGTGATTATCCGTCAAAGGCTGGCGAAAGCTGATAAAATCGAGGCTGTCAGCCATTTAAGCGCGGCTATTTCCCATGAAATCCGCAATCCATTAACGACAGTGAAAGGATTTCTCCAGCTTCTTGGTGAACAGAACTATCCTGACGAAAAGAAAAAGGAATTCATCCATATTTCTATCCAGGAGCTGAATCGTGCCGAAGAAGTCATCAATGATTATCTTACCTTTGCAAGGCCAGCCTTTGAAAAAGTGGAAGATATAGACGTCGAAAAGGAATTGAACCAGGTACTAAATGTCCTAAATCCATTGGCTAATCTGAATGGTGTAGAAATAAAGAAAAAGTATACTCCAGGATTAGTAATTTCAGGGGACCGTTCGAAATTCATACAAGGATTCATCAACCTGATCAAGAACGGTTTGGAGGCCATGCCTAATGGCGGAGAACTGATTGTCCAGACGTTTCGCACCGGAAATGTGGTCCATATCCTCGTGAAGGATTCAGGCATCGGCATGACTGAAGAACAAATTGCCCGCCTGGGTGAACCATATTACACGACAAAAGGGCAGCAAGGAACAGGTCTTGGCATGATGGTAACATTCAGCATCATACGTGCGATGAGAGGTAAGGTAGAAGTTAAAAGCCAGGTTGGCATAGGGACAACCTTCCATATCCGCTTCAGCAATATAGTAGATGACAAGTAA
- a CDS encoding cold-shock protein produces the protein MKNGKVKWFNAEKGFGFIESEDGNDVFVHYSAIQTEGFKTLEEGQEVSFEVVEGARGPQAANVTKL, from the coding sequence ATGAAAAACGGTAAAGTTAAATGGTTCAATGCAGAAAAAGGTTTTGGATTCATCGAATCTGAAGACGGCAATGACGTTTTCGTACATTACTCTGCTATTCAAACAGAGGGTTTCAAAACATTAGAAGAAGGCCAGGAAGTATCTTTCGAGGTTGTTGAAGGTGCTCGCGGACCGCAAGCTGCTAACGTTACTAAACTATAA
- a CDS encoding STAS domain-containing protein, with the protein MEPKTEALYKFLVDNATNFTEDWLKRQRVIKGSDYSADAPLDVMNRVKEQNSNYVRLVAKSLYQTEEEMKETISAWTSQTAADRIKSKTDLTEVAWNSGVFRRVYWEYVQRFVKQTEMEITLDDVFTWEKKINYTLDYVFETFIVVFMEILMNRLASQASLIKELSAPVISLSREIGLLPLIGEIDTTRAKGLMESTLTQSIDARINTLIVDLSGVVMVDTMVAHQIFKLMDALKLLGVQTIVTGIRPEVAQTAVQLGIDFSSITTEGNLQNVIKKIIKS; encoded by the coding sequence ATGGAGCCAAAAACAGAGGCGTTATATAAGTTTCTTGTCGACAATGCGACGAATTTTACCGAGGATTGGTTAAAACGGCAGCGTGTTATTAAGGGGTCGGATTACTCTGCTGACGCCCCGCTAGATGTTATGAACAGGGTGAAGGAACAGAATTCAAATTATGTCCGCCTTGTGGCCAAATCACTTTATCAGACAGAGGAAGAGATGAAGGAAACCATTTCAGCCTGGACGAGCCAGACTGCAGCTGACCGTATTAAATCAAAAACTGACCTGACAGAAGTAGCATGGAATTCCGGTGTCTTCCGTCGAGTTTACTGGGAATATGTCCAAAGATTCGTAAAACAGACGGAAATGGAAATCACATTGGACGACGTTTTTACATGGGAAAAAAAGATTAATTATACGCTGGATTATGTCTTCGAAACCTTTATTGTTGTTTTCATGGAAATCCTTATGAATCGTTTAGCCTCTCAAGCAAGCTTAATTAAGGAATTGAGCGCACCTGTTATTAGCTTGTCAAGGGAAATCGGCCTTCTGCCATTGATTGGTGAAATCGATACAACGAGGGCAAAAGGCTTGATGGAATCAACTCTTACACAAAGTATCGATGCCAGGATCAATACCCTGATTGTTGATCTTTCAGGAGTGGTGATGGTTGATACGATGGTCGCTCATCAAATCTTCAAGCTAATGGATGCACTAAAGCTGCTTGGTGTACAAACCATTGTTACAGGGATCCGGCCAGAGGTTGCACAAACAGCAGTCCAGTTGGGAATCGATTTTTCAAGTATTACAACAGAAGGTAATCTGCAGAATGTAATCAAAAAAATCATAAAAAGCTAA
- a CDS encoding exonuclease SbcCD subunit D has product MKFIHTGDWHLGKLVHGMYMTEDQREVLNQFVDLVADEQPDAVVIAGDLYDRSVPPTDAVELLDEVLFRINVELNTPIVAIAGNHDSAERLSFGSSWYRHNHFYLTGKLTNDFRPVHINGVNFYLVPYAETGMVRHMLGDSSIHSHQDAMKAVIGKIEENLNPDEANVFVGHAFVLGGDSCDSERSLSVGGSGCVTQDLFDPFAFTALGHLHSPDAIKHDKIKYSGSLLKYSFSEAKQRKSISIVEMNENGSFEMRYKTLKPKQDMRELEGHLEQLLDPSFYEKENTSDYLKVTLLDDGAMIDPMGKLRQVFPNVLHLERKIESIDQKHKQHFKSIKEEKKSELELFEQFYKEMTTSEFTEDKRGVMTDVIGKVLKEEGQK; this is encoded by the coding sequence ATGAAATTTATCCATACAGGTGACTGGCATCTTGGAAAGCTTGTACACGGTATGTATATGACTGAAGACCAGCGTGAGGTATTGAATCAATTTGTTGACCTTGTTGCCGACGAACAGCCTGATGCTGTTGTGATTGCAGGGGATCTGTATGACAGGTCCGTACCTCCTACTGATGCAGTAGAACTTCTTGATGAAGTGCTCTTCAGGATCAACGTGGAACTGAACACGCCGATTGTTGCGATTGCAGGGAACCACGACAGTGCAGAACGTCTTTCATTTGGCAGCTCATGGTACCGCCACAACCATTTTTACCTTACCGGCAAATTGACGAATGACTTTAGGCCTGTACATATAAACGGGGTCAATTTTTATCTAGTCCCTTATGCTGAAACTGGCATGGTCCGCCATATGCTAGGCGATTCTTCAATTCATTCGCATCAGGATGCGATGAAGGCAGTGATTGGCAAAATTGAAGAAAACCTTAATCCAGACGAAGCAAATGTTTTTGTTGGACATGCTTTCGTACTTGGTGGTGACTCGTGTGATTCAGAGCGCTCTTTGTCGGTCGGAGGTTCTGGCTGTGTCACGCAGGATCTCTTTGATCCATTCGCTTTTACAGCACTGGGGCATCTTCACAGCCCAGATGCAATCAAGCATGACAAGATAAAATACTCTGGCTCCCTATTAAAATATTCATTTTCAGAGGCAAAGCAGCGCAAATCGATTTCAATCGTAGAAATGAATGAAAACGGCAGTTTTGAAATGCGCTACAAGACCCTGAAACCGAAGCAAGATATGCGCGAATTGGAAGGTCACCTTGAACAGCTTTTGGATCCATCCTTTTATGAAAAAGAAAATACCAGTGATTATTTAAAAGTAACTTTGCTTGATGATGGGGCCATGATCGACCCGATGGGCAAACTGCGCCAGGTCTTCCCGAATGTCCTCCACCTAGAGCGTAAAATCGAATCAATTGATCAGAAGCATAAGCAACACTTTAAATCAATCAAAGAAGAGAAAAAGTCAGAACTAGAGCTTTTCGAACAGTTTTACAAGGAAATGACGACAAGTGAATTTACTGAAGATAAACGAGGAGTCATGACAGATGTGATTGGCAAAGTATTGAAGGAGGAGGGTCAAAAATGA
- a CDS encoding AAA family ATPase, translating to MKPLKLTMQAFGPYAGTETIDFKQLENRTMFVISGKTGSGKTTIFDGISYAIYGKASGEDRNGPDLRSQFADDELLTEVTLEFSLRQKTYRITRSPQQERKKRSGEGTTSVGAKAEFYLIDENGELQLLASNVREVDEKIKEIMIIDSNQFRQILMIPQGEFRKLLTSDSKEKEVILQRLFHTEIYKRVEDKLKEEATLLKKSVEDQVEKRNSALRSIKAVENDELKEYVEAGSTNDVLILPLLKEEIGAMETKLDDLNKDREKLQLNRDKMQQRLFEAEATLKQIQSLESLKATKEKLESQKDLFAEKEKQTTLAKKAALLDSQEQLCHRLKADFDAVTNQVNAITKRIEQLTERLSATEKEHQKQIDREPERKAAAEQVSKLEHMKEDVYAFASTASHFNEIKRLLESTVQGREKDEIQLKAAEERLKSLLTEKEDAEKAQITYLENDRKLEKLLLELDKLNRLGNHNQKVKEIRARFEASKGIFNQAVSRLNDAKAAVEELEQKWLHSQAAVLAASLNDGGACPVCGSEHHPEPAKASEGFIPTEEDLKAAREQITGIEREKSAAEKSYIEADTTLRSMIETGEEMIAEIVKFRSDFVVDQLADTVLLTESDVEKLKNEQKQHSVKLKGLEKIKAEIKRLEDDRERLMKQLKAIDESYQNLMIQYTEKKTTLERMTEKIPEQLRSLQVYESKLKSAGLLQKQLDEELEQARKNFQEAKELLGTEKARCEVTEKRLKEVDSQLTAERETFKNNMTAQGFENYQAYHQAKITEQAIQQLDTEIKNYREEVRSVTDRFAELSDTLKDIKKPDMETLQTEFAQLNKIIKETDEAYQDLNLKKRDNQSILEHVLSLNEQMKVFEEKYKLVGHLFEISKGQNTYRITFERFVLAAFLDDILAEANIRLSKMTSGRYRLLRKTDRSKGNVQSGLELLVLDAYTGQERHVKTLSGGESFKAALSLALGLADVVQNYAGGVSLETMFIDEGFGTLDPESLDQAIEALIDIQSSGRLVGIISHVPELKERIDARLEVISSQTGSKTEFHLMN from the coding sequence ATGAAACCTCTGAAACTGACGATGCAGGCTTTCGGGCCATATGCCGGTACGGAAACGATTGATTTCAAACAGCTTGAGAACAGAACGATGTTTGTCATTTCAGGTAAAACAGGATCTGGAAAGACAACCATTTTTGACGGAATCAGTTATGCGATATACGGCAAGGCAAGCGGTGAGGACCGTAATGGCCCCGATTTGCGGAGCCAATTTGCTGATGATGAGTTATTGACTGAAGTTACGCTTGAGTTTTCTTTGCGCCAAAAGACATACAGGATTACCAGGTCTCCGCAGCAGGAAAGGAAAAAGAGGTCTGGTGAAGGAACAACAAGTGTCGGTGCTAAAGCAGAATTTTATTTGATTGATGAAAACGGAGAACTGCAACTGCTTGCTTCAAATGTCCGAGAAGTGGATGAAAAGATCAAGGAGATCATGATCATCGACAGCAATCAATTCCGGCAGATTCTGATGATTCCACAGGGAGAGTTCCGTAAGCTTTTAACATCGGACAGTAAGGAAAAGGAAGTCATACTGCAAAGACTTTTCCATACCGAAATCTATAAACGAGTAGAGGATAAGCTTAAAGAAGAAGCAACGTTGTTGAAAAAATCGGTTGAGGACCAGGTTGAAAAAAGGAATTCTGCACTTCGCAGCATTAAGGCTGTTGAAAATGATGAATTGAAGGAGTATGTAGAAGCCGGCAGCACAAATGATGTCCTGATCCTTCCGCTTTTAAAAGAAGAAATTGGTGCAATGGAAACAAAACTTGATGACCTGAACAAGGACCGTGAAAAGCTTCAATTGAATCGCGACAAGATGCAGCAACGTTTGTTCGAAGCTGAAGCAACTTTGAAACAAATCCAATCACTTGAATCCCTGAAGGCGACAAAGGAAAAGCTGGAATCACAAAAGGATCTTTTTGCAGAAAAAGAAAAACAAACAACGCTCGCAAAAAAAGCTGCCCTACTGGATTCACAGGAACAGCTTTGCCACAGACTTAAGGCAGACTTTGACGCGGTGACAAACCAGGTGAATGCTATCACGAAAAGAATTGAACAGCTAACAGAAAGACTTTCTGCAACGGAAAAGGAACATCAAAAACAAATTGATCGGGAACCTGAGCGCAAAGCAGCTGCTGAACAGGTTAGTAAACTTGAGCATATGAAGGAAGATGTATATGCATTTGCCAGCACAGCATCACATTTCAATGAGATAAAGCGATTGCTGGAATCAACAGTACAGGGCCGGGAGAAGGATGAAATCCAGCTCAAGGCAGCTGAAGAGCGCCTCAAATCCTTACTGACAGAAAAGGAAGATGCCGAAAAGGCTCAGATTACTTATCTGGAGAATGACCGAAAATTGGAAAAGCTGCTTCTCGAATTGGACAAATTGAATAGACTTGGGAACCATAACCAGAAAGTGAAAGAGATTCGAGCAAGATTTGAAGCCAGCAAAGGCATTTTTAACCAGGCTGTTTCCAGACTGAACGATGCCAAAGCCGCAGTAGAAGAGCTTGAACAAAAATGGCTGCATTCACAGGCTGCAGTTTTGGCTGCCTCACTGAATGATGGTGGTGCTTGCCCTGTTTGCGGATCAGAGCATCATCCTGAACCTGCGAAAGCAAGTGAAGGCTTTATTCCGACCGAAGAAGATCTAAAAGCTGCACGGGAGCAGATTACAGGTATCGAGAGAGAAAAGAGCGCTGCTGAAAAATCATATATCGAGGCAGATACGACACTAAGGTCAATGATCGAAACAGGAGAGGAAATGATTGCTGAGATCGTTAAATTCCGCTCTGACTTTGTTGTTGACCAGTTAGCTGATACCGTACTACTGACTGAAAGTGATGTTGAAAAGCTGAAAAATGAACAGAAACAACATTCGGTGAAACTAAAAGGCCTGGAAAAAATCAAAGCTGAAATCAAAAGGCTTGAAGACGATCGGGAAAGGCTGATGAAGCAGCTAAAAGCAATCGATGAAAGCTATCAAAACCTGATGATCCAGTACACTGAAAAGAAGACCACTCTCGAGAGAATGACAGAGAAAATACCCGAACAGCTTCGCTCACTGCAAGTGTACGAGTCAAAACTGAAATCAGCTGGACTCTTGCAGAAGCAGCTGGATGAGGAACTGGAGCAGGCCCGGAAGAATTTCCAGGAAGCGAAAGAACTTCTGGGAACCGAAAAAGCCCGTTGTGAAGTGACTGAAAAGAGATTGAAAGAAGTAGATTCACAATTGACTGCCGAACGGGAAACATTCAAAAACAATATGACAGCTCAGGGCTTTGAAAACTATCAGGCATATCACCAGGCGAAAATAACAGAACAGGCTATTCAACAGCTTGATACAGAAATCAAAAATTATCGGGAAGAAGTGAGATCTGTTACAGACCGCTTCGCAGAGCTTTCCGATACGCTTAAAGACATCAAAAAGCCTGATATGGAAACTCTTCAAACAGAATTTGCACAATTAAATAAAATAATCAAAGAAACAGATGAAGCATATCAGGATCTAAACCTGAAAAAACGCGATAATCAGTCTATACTTGAGCATGTATTATCCTTGAATGAGCAGATGAAGGTGTTTGAGGAAAAATACAAGCTGGTCGGCCATTTATTCGAAATTTCAAAAGGCCAGAACACATACAGGATTACGTTCGAACGTTTTGTCCTGGCAGCTTTCCTTGATGATATACTTGCTGAGGCAAATATAAGGCTCAGCAAGATGACAAGCGGACGATACCGCTTATTACGGAAGACTGATCGTTCAAAAGGAAATGTACAGAGTGGATTGGAGCTTTTGGTTTTGGATGCATATACCGGACAGGAGAGGCATGTAAAGACATTGTCTGGAGGAGAAAGCTTCAAGGCTGCGTTATCACTAGCGCTGGGACTTGCCGATGTGGTCCAGAATTACGCAGGTGGAGTTTCATTAGAGACAATGTTCATAGATGAAGGCTTCGGAACCCTTGATCCAGAGTCTCTGGACCAGGCCATAGAAGCATTAATCGATATCCAGAGCAGCGGCCGACTTGTCGGAATCATCTCCCATGTACCAGAGCTAAAGGAACGGATCGACGCAAGGCTAGAGGTCATATCCAGCCAAACCGGAAGCAAAACAGAGTTTCATTTAATGAATTAA
- a CDS encoding DUF3900 domain-containing protein, whose product MDFEVQYLSFYVVQVEGKGEQADKRYKHFQTLNEEEYESSHLKDFLDGEFTKIVKRKVERHPKTDEVPTKLGYFIVEDGHDLTSNPNYNQFHRVRFAESKEVFQQESEKFAIAYVDTSAVRGGAFIVARAKLRKYFDDAFVFILKCDFEPKVASISDESTLIRQVEMAITTKNMKSIQYPYMPEEGMIQDNELKINQSSHARYFEDFLKFVEYGQSMPEIVKTQVIEMVRGHMEETFEPESEEREQLENAMEIWAASDKRELQERFEPEQVIEAAAQLIEHTPELELKMKLDHISVKGLLADYGDSIHLAKVNGKYVIMIEADTITFEKGFSPVEFAKPDEIGTVVERIRQKS is encoded by the coding sequence ATGGATTTTGAAGTTCAATACTTATCATTTTACGTTGTACAGGTAGAAGGCAAAGGCGAGCAGGCAGATAAAAGGTATAAGCATTTCCAGACATTGAATGAGGAAGAATATGAATCTAGTCATCTGAAGGATTTTCTCGACGGGGAGTTCACTAAAATCGTCAAGCGCAAGGTAGAACGCCATCCCAAAACAGATGAAGTTCCTACTAAGCTTGGCTACTTCATAGTTGAGGATGGGCATGATTTAACATCCAATCCAAATTACAATCAATTCCATCGTGTACGTTTTGCGGAATCAAAGGAAGTATTTCAGCAAGAGAGCGAAAAATTCGCTATTGCTTACGTTGATACAAGCGCAGTAAGAGGCGGGGCTTTCATTGTAGCAAGGGCTAAGCTTCGCAAATATTTTGATGATGCATTTGTTTTTATCCTGAAATGTGATTTTGAACCAAAAGTAGCATCCATTTCGGATGAATCTACATTGATCCGACAGGTGGAAATGGCGATAACGACTAAAAATATGAAATCAATACAGTATCCCTATATGCCAGAAGAGGGAATGATCCAGGATAATGAACTGAAAATCAACCAGTCTTCCCATGCACGTTATTTTGAAGACTTCCTGAAATTTGTGGAGTATGGCCAGTCGATGCCGGAAATCGTAAAGACCCAGGTCATAGAAATGGTGCGCGGGCATATGGAAGAAACATTTGAGCCAGAAAGTGAAGAACGGGAGCAGCTTGAAAACGCCATGGAAATATGGGCGGCCAGCGACAAGCGCGAGCTCCAGGAACGCTTCGAGCCCGAGCAGGTCATTGAAGCGGCTGCACAGCTTATCGAGCATACCCCTGAACTGGAACTGAAAATGAAGCTCGATCATATTTCGGTTAAAGGCTTGCTGGCTGATTACGGTGACAGCATCCATCTGGCAAAGGTTAATGGGAAGTATGTCATCATGATCGAAGCAGATACTATTACCTTCGAAAAAGGCTTTTCTCCTGTCGAATTTGCAAAACCGGATGAAATCGGTACAGTTGTTGAGAGAATCCGGCAAAAGAGCTAA
- a CDS encoding NUDIX hydrolase produces the protein MITTYVNWNNARVKLTWKKSDQLPPRDLISSVHGFCFLENMVLLVNLNHRGWDMTGGHIEDGESAEECFKRETMEEAYVSGDCTLLGSIIVDHSENSQWNDNSPYPKIGFQVFYRMDITEVHKFEAEYESSERIFVNIGQVREYYHEWHELYEHILSCAASEKS, from the coding sequence TTGATTACTACATATGTAAATTGGAATAATGCAAGGGTAAAGTTAACCTGGAAAAAAAGTGATCAACTTCCACCAAGGGATTTGATCAGCAGTGTACATGGATTCTGCTTTTTAGAGAATATGGTGCTGCTGGTAAACTTGAATCATCGCGGATGGGATATGACTGGCGGCCATATTGAGGATGGTGAATCTGCTGAGGAATGCTTTAAGAGAGAGACTATGGAAGAGGCCTATGTTTCTGGGGATTGCACGCTTTTAGGCTCTATTATTGTGGATCATAGTGAAAACTCGCAATGGAATGATAATAGTCCTTACCCTAAAATTGGCTTTCAGGTGTTTTATCGGATGGACATAACAGAAGTACATAAATTCGAAGCAGAATACGAATCCTCAGAACGAATTTTTGTCAATATAGGCCAGGTACGTGAATATTATCATGAATGGCACGAGCTGTATGAGCACATTTTAAGCTGCGCAGCCAGCGAAAAATCATAG